The Rhipicephalus sanguineus isolate Rsan-2018 chromosome 7, BIME_Rsan_1.4, whole genome shotgun sequence genome includes a window with the following:
- the LOC125759133 gene encoding uncharacterized protein LOC125759133, producing MNVQVMGEDISAEELTEDAGWKTAGTRRSRTRHRAQDSPHDIDARTDMLGSGQQGTKPKNVKGKVIKAGRMPRLPKEDIKIVVRPQGGLDIVKVGAPAVTAAIFAAASMTGEESAEDTVCPNLHQNIVVVSTPKRANADRYARMRQIYIQGKLHEVNVYETAPDNTTKGVIRGIPIEDGPRALDENIVNPRNPLALAAKRIGNTSTVVIAFDGLKVPKLVRYGATLIPCTLYRKQIDICYQCGRLGHRMDVCPNPANRICRGCGLRNPNQEHQCSPKCDLCGGAHMTADKDCKARYKTPYVIRRRRWEHQSANNQLTQQDLPPTEMTKPRSKSRSRSRSRSRSRTRRSRAPTRSRSTTPAPVDKVSWADKVRGTAREGVGKAPTVPEQNQATNTGIVEELRKENAVMRDLLQKLMQEVRELRRERAAPEQSKPNEKHPVPASIPDAGAPAPKKRAMQPEAYAGGSESQVQAEIIDIKKMLRTMQSTIETLHATVLGLANRTTNLEGNMQMTMNHPVFTQHGNVTASSDAGPSTHQGQPGTLNPHHGQR from the coding sequence GATGGGGGAAGATATTTCTGCCGAAGAACTTACCGAAGACGCCGGATGGAAGACCGCTGGAACGCGGCGTTCGAGAACCCGGCACCGCGCGCAGGACTCGCCGCACGACATCGACGCAAGAACGGACATGCTCGGTTCAGGCCAGCAAGGTACGAAACCTaagaatgtcaaaggaaaggttATCAAGGCGGGACGCATGCCCAGACTACCGAAAGAGGATATCAAGATTGTGGTGCGACCACAGGGCGGCCTCGACATCGTCAAGGTCGGCGCCCCGGCAGTCACCGCCGCCATCTTCGCGGCTGCCAGTATGACGGGTGAAGAAAGCGCGGAAGACACGGTCTGTCCGAACTTGCACCAGAACATCGTCGTCGTCAGCACTCCGAAACGAGCGAACGCGGACCGCTACGCCAGAATGCGGCAGATTTACATCCAAGGGAAACTGCACGAAGTGAATGTGTACGAAACTGCACCCGATAATACAACAAAGGGAGTGATTCGAGGCATTCCCATTGAGGACGGACCCCGAGCGCTGGACGAGAACATCGTAAACCCGAGAAACCCACTGGCACTGGCCGCCAAACGCATAGGCAATACGTCCACGGTAGTCATCGCGTTCGACGGACTCAAGGTGCCCAAGCTCGTCAGGTACGGTGCAACACTCATCCCTTGCACTTTATATCGCAAGCAAATCGACATCTGTTACCAATGCGGCCGCCTCGGCCACCGTATGGACGTTTGCCCAAATCCTGCCAACCGCATCTGCCGTGGCTGCGGTCTCCGCAACCCCAACCAAGAACACCAATGCTCGCCCAAGTGTGACCTCTGCGGCGGCGCCCACATGACCGCCGACAAGGACTGCAAAGCAAGGTACAAGACTCCGTACGTGATTCGCAGACGACGATGGGAGCATCAATCTGCAAATAACCAACTGACGCAGCAAGACCTCCCGCCCACCGAGATGACCAAACCAAGATCCAAGTCGCGATCCCGTAGCCGGTCCCGGTCTCGTAGCAGGACAAGGCGCAGCCGCGCTCCGACAAGATCCAGATCTACGACGCCGGCTCCCGTAGACAAGGTGAGCTGGGCTGACAAGGTCCGGGGCACTGCGCGGGAGGGGGTCGGTAAAGCACCTACAGTTCCAGAGCAAAATCAAGCGACCAATACCGGTATTGTGGAGGAGCTCAGAAAAGAGAACGCGGTAATGCGCGATTTACTCCAAAAGCTAATGCAAGAGGTGCGAGAACTCAGACGCGAGCGCGCTGCGCCGGAACAGAGCAAACCTAACGAAAAACACCCGGTGCCGGCGAGCATTCCAGACGCGGGCGCACCGGCTCCGAAAAAACGGGCGATGCAACCAGAAGCCTACGCGGGAGGCTCCGAGAGCCAGGTACAAGCGGAAATTATAGACATCAAGAAAATGCTACGCACCATGCAAAGCACCATTGAGACACTACACGCAACAGTCCTCGGGCTCGCAAACAGGACCACTAACCTCGAGGGAAACATGCAGATGACAATGAATCACCCCGTATTTACGCAACACGGAAACGTAACGGCGAGCAGCGATGCGGGACCGAGCACCCATCAAGGGCAGCCGGGTACCTTAAACCCGCATCATGGCCAACGCTAA